The Pseudomonadota bacterium genome segment CGGCGCGTCGAGGAGGCGGTCGCCACGGCAGAGGCGCGGACGGCGGGTGAGATCGTCGTGGTCGTCGTCGCGCGCAGTGAGCGCTACGAGGGGTCGCGCGCCCTGCTCGCAGCGCTGTGGACGATCATGGCGGCTACGGCGGCGGCGGCGTATCTGCCGTGGCACGTCGAGCCGCTGTGGCTGCTGGTGGCTCAGCTTCCAGCCCTCGCGCTGGGCTTCTGGCTCGCCGGCTGGGGTCCCTTGCTGCGCACGGTGCTGCCGCCGGGCCGGGCCGCGCGGGCGGTCCATGAGCGGGCGCTGCGGGCCTTCGCCGAGCACGGTGTCCACCGCACGCGCGATCGCTCGGGCCTGCTGATCTTGATCAGCGCGCTCGAGCGGCGCGTCGAGATCCTCG includes the following:
- a CDS encoding TPM domain-containing protein, coding for MALLSAEEARRVEEAVATAEARTAGEIVVVVVARSERYEGSRALLAALWTIMAATAAAAYLPWHVEPLWLLVAQLPALALGFWLAGWGPLLRTVLPPGRAARAVHERALRAFAEHGVHRTRDRSGLLILISALERRVEILGDDGIHQRVGAQGWAEQVTQLVAAVREGRPGDGLVSVIEQLGALLSAHFPRRSDDTNELPDTPRQ